AGATGATAGAGCGAGGGAAAATAGAAGGCGAGAAGGGAGCAACACAGACACCCACGATGCCGTTACTACCTCGCTCTATCTCAATAATTAAGGGGGATAGTTAATGGAGATTCAGGTCAGTGAAAAAGGGTCTATCAAAAGTTCAAATGACGCAGCCAGGATATTGAAATCAATACTATCAGCTGAGCCTGAGATCGAGAGAGAAAAAGAGCATTTTTGGGCTATCGGGCTCAACATAAAAAACCAAATCAAATATGTTGAGCTTGTAAGCCTCGGCACATTGACCGCTTCTCTTGTTCATCCTCGTGAGACCTTCAGAATGGCGGTACTGAAAGGCATAGCAAGTCTGATCGTCGGCCATAACCATCCGTCTGGAGACACGACACCATCAAGAGATGATCTGACAATAACCAAGCGCCTTAAAGAAGCAGGGGAAATCCTCGGCATCAACTTAATTGACCATGTAATCGTCACAGAGACAGAACACAAAAGTTTAATGGAAGGAGGACTGATATGAGATTAAAGCAAGGAGACAAAATTCAGGGTGGAGCGTTTGACGGATTTAAAGTTATCTCTGTCTATACGAGAGAACAGGCAATTGAGGATGGTTTTCTGGTGGATGTATCAACGACAGCAAAGGAAGCCGGCTTCAGGTATCCGGTAGCTGTTACAAGGGCTGTATGGGATACCTATATTGTCCCTGATGAAAAAGCGAGAGCATGGGGACAGGGAGAAGACGGCAGACTGTGGGATACGCTCTGGATGCTCATGTGGGAAATCAGGCAAGGCGGAGAGAGTGAGATACTTTACAAACTGTATTTTGTCATGAAGGAAAAACAGCGCAGGCTTGTAACGCTCAAAGCTGTTTGCGGGCCCGGCGACGATGGCGAGCCGGTTATAACGATAATGTTACCGGAAGAGGATTAACCGGTGATGAAAAAAGGAGGTGATGAATTATTGAATGATCCGGCAGTAAAAGTAAAAAGGGCTGTCATAAGACAGCCCTAAACCCCAAACCGCGAAGAAAGGAGTTTATGAAATGAGTGTATCAACTGACAAAAAGAAAGTCAAAAAAGCACCAAAGACAAAGGCTGTGAAGGAATCAAAGAAGGAGAAAATTCAGGTCATTGAAATATCTCGAGATGCCCTGACAAAGACGTTAAAGACTGCGAATGATTTCATCATGAAGAAAGGAACCCTGCCGGTGCTATCAACTGTAAAGCTTGAGTTCACAAACAAAGAGTGCATGGTTTCAGCAACAGACCTTGAGGTCTCATGGACAAAGCGTGTCAAAGTTTTAAAAGGTGCGGTTGTCGCAAGGTGTGTACCCGCTGATCTGTTGATCAGAGAGATTCAGGCTCTGCCTCAGGATATTGTCAAGGTCGAGTTAGCCTTCAGCCCTGATACTGTTAAGATTAATGACAGATGTACGATCTGGACGATGAGCGCGGATGACTTTCCGGTTCTGCCTGATATAAAGGGCAAGGATATTGAGATCGACAATATCACCGAAAGCCTCAAAAAAGTCATTGTAGCAATCGGCGGTAGCGATACGAGATATACACTTAACGGCGTCTGTTTTAATTTTGCTGACAAGATGATCGTCGGCACTGACGGACACCGTCTGCATACTGAGACCCTGAACTTTAAGGGTGATGTTAACAGCCAGATAATCATTCCTGAAAAAGCCTGTAAGGCGATTATCAAATATCCTCACAAATATGAACATGACCGTGACGACTGGAGAAGCAAAGAAAGGGAAGTTAAAGGGATGTGGGAGACAAAGACATATACACTTAATGTTTTCGGCAATGAGGTCAAAGTTGAGTATAAGGCGGACAAAAAAGCAGAGGATATAGATATTACATATTCCGGTCCTGTTAACGCCTCAGGTGAACATAAGGGGTATGTAGGCCATTACTCGCTCACTCACTCAAAGCATGAGACCATTCAGGATTATTTACAGAAGCAGGCTGAAGAGATGTATCTTGACTATCATAACCCGATGCCTGTCAGACTGAGCGCTGACACCAAGCATATTTCCTGCACCCTGGCCGGTGGGACAATGACTGCAAAGCTGATTGACGGCACATATCCTGATGTCAAAAAGATCATACCTAAATCTCAGCCGGTCAAGGTGGATTTTAATGCAAAAGAGTTTCTTGAAGTTATGGCAGGTGTCATGCCTGT
The sequence above is a segment of the Thermodesulfovibrionia bacterium genome. Coding sequences within it:
- a CDS encoding JAB domain-containing protein; this encodes MEIQVSEKGSIKSSNDAARILKSILSAEPEIEREKEHFWAIGLNIKNQIKYVELVSLGTLTASLVHPRETFRMAVLKGIASLIVGHNHPSGDTTPSRDDLTITKRLKEAGEILGINLIDHVIVTETEHKSLMEGGLI
- a CDS encoding DNA polymerase III subunit beta, with the protein product MSVSTDKKKVKKAPKTKAVKESKKEKIQVIEISRDALTKTLKTANDFIMKKGTLPVLSTVKLEFTNKECMVSATDLEVSWTKRVKVLKGAVVARCVPADLLIREIQALPQDIVKVELAFSPDTVKINDRCTIWTMSADDFPVLPDIKGKDIEIDNITESLKKVIVAIGGSDTRYTLNGVCFNFADKMIVGTDGHRLHTETLNFKGDVNSQIIIPEKACKAIIKYPHKYEHDRDDWRSKEREVKGMWETKTYTLNVFGNEVKVEYKADKKAEDIDITYSGPVNASGEHKGYVGHYSLTHSKHETIQDYLQKQAEEMYLDYHNPMPVRLSADTKHISCTLAGGTMTAKLIDGTYPDVKKIIPKSQPVKVDFNAKEFLEVMAGVMPVLRDSKGVKLTVNGKIDIQGMNPGTADYKWSVDAKSSGKGKDKTLIVGMNAQYIIDAVRAYGESGTVTMELSEELSPCLINKKAVIMPMRV